A portion of the Streptomyces sp. NBC_00376 genome contains these proteins:
- the polA gene encoding DNA polymerase I, with translation MAETASKKTADNRPRLLLMDGHSLAYRAFFALPAENFTTGSGQPTNAVYGFASMLANTLRDEAPTHFAVAFDVSRKTWRSQEFPEYKANRSKTPDEFRGQVELIGELLDAMHADRFAVDGFEADDVIATLATQAEAAGFEVLIVTGDRDSFQLITDNITVLYPTKGVSELTRFTPAKVEEKYGLTPQQYPDFAALRGDPSDNLPGIPGVGEKTAAKWINQFGSFAELVERAEEVKGKAGQNFRDHLDAVRLNRRLTEMVRDVELPKTPQDLERAPYDRAAVTGVLDVLEIRNPSLRERLLAVDPGAAEDEAPAPAAGVELDGAVLGAGELAPWLAEHGGQPLGVATVDTWAVGSGAVTEVALAAADGAAAWFDPAALDEADEQAFAAWIGDADRPKVMHNAKSAMRVFPEHGWQVEGVTMDTALAAYLVKPGRRSFALDALAVEYLGRELAPAAASDGQLAFGADDQAEAESLMAQARAVLDLGDAFTARLAEVGAAGLLHDMELPTSALLARLERHGIAADRAHLEGMEQQFAGAVQQAVKEAHAAVGREFNLGSPKQLQEVLFGELGLPKTKKTKTGYTTDADALAWLAAQTEHELPVIMLRHREQAKLRVTVEGLIKTIAADGRIHTTFNQTVAATGRLSSTDPNLQNIPVRTDEGRAIRRGFVVGEGFETLMTADYSQIELRVMAHLSEDAGLIEAFTSGEDLHTTVASQVFGVDKSAVDPEMRRKIKAMSYGLAYGLSAFGLSQQLNIEAGEARGLMDTYFERFGGVRDYLHRVVEEARATGYTETVFGRRRYLPDLNSDNRQRREMAERMALNAPIQGTAADIVKVAMLQVDRALTEAKLKSRMLLQVHDEIVLEIAEGERAQVEEILRHEMSTAVQLRAPLDVSVGVGTDWESAAH, from the coding sequence GTGGCTGAGACGGCATCGAAGAAGACGGCAGACAACCGACCGCGCCTGCTCCTGATGGACGGGCACTCCCTGGCGTACCGGGCGTTCTTTGCGCTGCCTGCGGAGAATTTCACGACAGGGTCGGGGCAGCCGACGAACGCGGTGTACGGCTTCGCGTCGATGCTCGCGAACACACTGCGTGACGAGGCGCCGACGCATTTCGCGGTGGCGTTCGACGTTTCCCGCAAGACCTGGCGCTCGCAGGAGTTCCCGGAGTACAAGGCGAACCGCTCGAAGACCCCGGACGAGTTCAGGGGGCAGGTCGAGCTGATCGGCGAGCTGCTGGACGCGATGCACGCGGACCGTTTCGCGGTCGACGGCTTCGAGGCGGACGACGTCATCGCCACGCTGGCCACGCAGGCCGAGGCGGCCGGCTTCGAGGTGCTGATCGTCACCGGTGACCGGGATTCGTTCCAGCTGATCACGGACAACATCACGGTGCTGTACCCGACGAAGGGCGTCTCGGAGCTGACGCGTTTCACCCCGGCGAAGGTCGAGGAGAAGTACGGGCTCACGCCGCAGCAGTATCCGGACTTCGCGGCGCTGCGCGGTGACCCGTCGGACAACCTGCCGGGCATCCCCGGTGTGGGTGAGAAGACCGCCGCGAAGTGGATCAACCAGTTCGGTTCGTTCGCCGAGCTGGTCGAGCGGGCCGAGGAGGTCAAGGGCAAGGCCGGGCAGAATTTCCGGGACCACCTGGACGCGGTGCGGCTGAACCGCAGGCTGACCGAGATGGTCCGTGACGTGGAGCTGCCGAAGACCCCGCAGGACCTGGAGCGTGCCCCGTACGACCGCGCGGCGGTCACGGGTGTGCTGGATGTCCTGGAGATCCGTAATCCGAGCCTGCGCGAGCGGCTGCTGGCCGTCGACCCGGGCGCGGCCGAGGACGAGGCGCCGGCGCCCGCCGCGGGCGTCGAGCTGGACGGTGCGGTGCTGGGCGCCGGCGAGCTCGCGCCGTGGCTCGCCGAGCACGGCGGGCAGCCGCTCGGTGTGGCCACGGTCGACACCTGGGCGGTGGGCAGTGGCGCGGTCACCGAGGTCGCGCTGGCGGCGGCGGACGGGGCGGCGGCCTGGTTCGACCCGGCCGCGCTCGACGAGGCCGACGAGCAGGCGTTCGCCGCGTGGATCGGCGACGCGGACCGGCCCAAGGTCATGCACAACGCGAAGAGCGCGATGCGGGTCTTCCCGGAGCACGGCTGGCAGGTCGAAGGCGTCACGATGGACACCGCGCTGGCCGCCTATCTCGTCAAGCCCGGCCGTCGTTCCTTCGCGCTGGACGCGCTGGCGGTGGAGTACCTGGGCCGTGAGCTGGCTCCCGCCGCGGCGTCCGACGGGCAGCTGGCCTTCGGCGCGGACGACCAGGCCGAGGCCGAGTCCCTGATGGCGCAGGCCCGCGCGGTCCTCGACCTGGGCGACGCGTTCACCGCACGGCTCGCGGAGGTCGGCGCGGCCGGGCTGCTGCACGACATGGAGCTGCCGACGTCCGCGCTGCTGGCCCGTCTGGAGCGGCACGGCATCGCCGCCGACCGGGCCCATCTGGAAGGCATGGAGCAGCAGTTCGCCGGTGCGGTCCAGCAGGCGGTGAAGGAGGCGCACGCCGCGGTCGGCCGTGAGTTCAACCTCGGCTCGCCCAAGCAGCTCCAGGAGGTCCTCTTCGGTGAGCTGGGCCTGCCGAAGACGAAGAAGACGAAGACCGGGTACACCACGGACGCCGACGCGCTGGCCTGGCTCGCCGCGCAGACCGAGCACGAGCTGCCCGTGATCATGCTGCGCCACCGTGAGCAGGCCAAGCTGCGGGTCACGGTCGAGGGTCTGATCAAGACGATCGCGGCGGACGGCCGTATCCACACCACGTTCAACCAGACGGTGGCGGCGACGGGCCGGCTCTCCTCCACCGACCCCAACCTGCAGAACATCCCGGTCCGTACGGACGAGGGCCGGGCCATCCGCCGCGGCTTCGTCGTCGGCGAGGGCTTCGAGACGCTGATGACGGCCGACTACAGCCAGATCGAACTGCGGGTGATGGCCCACCTCTCCGAGGACGCCGGCCTGATCGAGGCGTTCACCTCCGGCGAGGACCTGCACACCACGGTCGCCTCGCAGGTCTTCGGCGTCGACAAGTCGGCCGTCGACCCGGAGATGCGCCGCAAGATCAAGGCCATGAGCTACGGACTCGCGTACGGGCTCTCCGCGTTCGGCCTGTCCCAGCAGCTGAACATCGAGGCGGGCGAGGCACGCGGCCTGATGGACACCTACTTCGAGCGGTTCGGCGGAGTGCGTGACTATCTGCACCGGGTGGTGGAGGAGGCCAGGGCCACGGGATACACGGAGACGGTCTTCGGCCGCCGCCGTTACCTCCCCGACCTCAACAGCGACAACCGCCAGCGCCGCGAGATGGCCGAGCGGATGGCGCTCAACGCACCGATCCAGGGCACGGCCGCGGACATCGTCAAGGTCGCCATGCTCCAGGTCGACCGGGCGCTGACCGAGGCGAAGCTGAAGTCCCGGATGCTGCTCCAGGTCCATGACGAAATCGTGCTGGAGATCGCCGAGGGCGAGCGGGCGCAGGTGGAGGAGATCCTGCGCCACGAGATGTCCACGGCCGTGCAGCTGCGCGCCCCGCTGGATGTCTCGGTGGGCGTCGGTACGGACTGGGAGTCCGCGGCGCACTGA
- a CDS encoding DUF4184 family protein has product MPFTLSHAAAVLPGMRRDGTARGPLFASALVAGSFAPDMTYYADTAIPGAMEFGQVTHSVWGVFTVDVLITAAVVALWLLLREPLVALLPGNWQGRVHAFVRGRPAARGVRAAAGFVVSAMAGAATHVVWDAFTHHDRWGVRLVPVLDGSVGGFPVFQLVQYGSSAVALAVLTWFTASGLRGTGARPAPPAVPVLDRRGRWAAGVLLGVCLLLGVVHRCARWYAYFGHIDTPLDIIPTACFGAGAGLAVGLVLYGAWMRLRMRRPRPAAPAVAGRA; this is encoded by the coding sequence ATGCCGTTCACACTGAGTCATGCCGCCGCCGTGCTGCCCGGGATGCGGCGGGACGGGACGGCGCGTGGGCCGTTGTTCGCCTCGGCCCTCGTCGCGGGTTCGTTCGCCCCCGACATGACGTACTACGCGGACACCGCGATCCCCGGTGCCATGGAGTTCGGGCAGGTCACCCACTCGGTGTGGGGCGTGTTCACCGTCGACGTGCTGATCACCGCGGCCGTGGTGGCGTTGTGGCTGCTGCTGCGCGAACCGCTGGTGGCGCTGCTGCCGGGCAACTGGCAGGGGCGCGTCCACGCGTTCGTACGTGGACGGCCCGCGGCCCGGGGTGTCCGGGCGGCCGCGGGGTTCGTGGTGTCGGCGATGGCCGGGGCCGCCACCCACGTCGTCTGGGACGCCTTCACCCATCACGACCGGTGGGGTGTGCGCCTGGTACCGGTGCTCGACGGGAGCGTCGGCGGATTCCCGGTGTTCCAGCTGGTGCAGTACGGCAGTTCGGCGGTGGCCCTGGCGGTGCTCACCTGGTTCACGGCGTCGGGGCTGCGCGGGACCGGCGCTCGCCCGGCCCCGCCGGCGGTGCCGGTGCTGGACCGACGGGGCCGGTGGGCGGCGGGAGTGCTGCTGGGCGTCTGCCTGCTGCTCGGCGTCGTCCACCGGTGCGCGCGCTGGTACGCGTACTTCGGGCACATCGACACCCCGCTGGACATCATCCCGACCGCCTGCTTCGGCGCCGGGGCGGGGCTGGCGGTGGGTCTGGTGCTGTACGGGGCCTGGATGCGGCTGCGGATGCGGCGACCGCGCCCGGCCGCACCCGCGGTCGCCGGACGGGCCTGA
- a CDS encoding lytic transglycosylase domain-containing protein, with amino-acid sequence MAAQFGRRLRKGATTTAVAAVAVAALSASGAPGATLVTGSGDPQATGSTPPPDDSAATGNSPYYTDLPPLNTPNKPGTSTNLPVTGSAESGIPASILAAYKKAEQTVAGSDAACRLPWQLLAAIGKVESGQARGGRVDANGTTFSPILGPVLDGRGFAMIKDTDNGAYDGDSTHDRAVGPMQFIPSTWATWGQDGNGDGRKDPNNIYDAALAAGRYLCAGSRDLSLAADLDRAVLSYNHSDAYLRTVRSWFDYYKRGTHEIPDGTGAVPPGLGSGADRDSGSPSPSPSPSGPGKPTPSPGPSKPGGGGSTGPTPEPTPSETLAAVENAGTGTLAATAGDAFAERIKVRAKNSLGGPLAKVSVTFTVAGDTDAAFDGGKKAVTLRTGADGTVTAPVLKAGEKAGKFTVRATATGRSLPPVTYGATVTARQADAIARTDDKALTAAPGAEFADTVEVKATYKGKIASGVAVTATMITDAEKPAENDKGPCFKDADGKTVRTLTGLKTGADGTLKLPAIYADGTAGTYKLRLTTEGGATVVIELKVEASEPSATPDPSGTPDASETPEPSGTPAA; translated from the coding sequence ATGGCAGCGCAATTCGGTCGCCGGCTTCGCAAGGGGGCGACCACCACCGCTGTGGCCGCCGTTGCCGTGGCGGCGCTCTCCGCCTCGGGGGCCCCGGGCGCCACTCTGGTCACCGGGAGCGGCGACCCGCAGGCCACCGGGTCGACACCTCCGCCCGACGACAGCGCGGCCACCGGCAACTCGCCGTACTACACGGACCTGCCCCCGCTGAACACCCCCAACAAGCCGGGCACGTCCACGAATCTGCCCGTCACCGGCAGCGCCGAATCCGGCATCCCGGCCTCGATCCTGGCCGCGTACAAGAAGGCCGAGCAGACCGTCGCCGGCAGCGACGCCGCCTGCCGGCTGCCCTGGCAGCTGCTCGCCGCGATCGGCAAGGTCGAGTCCGGCCAGGCCCGCGGCGGCCGGGTCGACGCGAACGGCACCACGTTCTCGCCGATCCTCGGCCCGGTCCTCGACGGCCGGGGCTTCGCCATGATCAAGGACACCGACAACGGGGCGTACGACGGGGACTCGACCCACGACCGTGCCGTCGGCCCGATGCAGTTCATCCCGTCCACCTGGGCGACCTGGGGCCAGGACGGCAACGGCGACGGCCGCAAGGACCCCAACAACATCTACGACGCGGCGCTCGCCGCCGGACGCTACCTCTGCGCCGGCTCCCGCGATCTGTCCCTCGCCGCGGACCTCGACCGGGCGGTCCTGAGCTACAACCACTCGGACGCCTATCTGCGTACCGTCCGCTCGTGGTTCGACTACTACAAGCGCGGCACCCACGAGATTCCCGACGGAACCGGCGCCGTGCCGCCCGGTCTTGGCTCAGGTGCGGACCGCGACTCCGGCAGCCCGAGCCCGTCGCCCTCGCCGTCCGGCCCCGGAAAGCCGACGCCGAGCCCCGGCCCCTCGAAGCCGGGTGGCGGCGGATCGACCGGCCCGACCCCGGAGCCGACGCCGTCCGAGACCCTCGCGGCCGTGGAGAACGCCGGTACGGGCACACTCGCGGCCACCGCGGGTGACGCCTTCGCCGAGCGGATCAAGGTGCGGGCCAAGAACAGCCTCGGCGGCCCGCTCGCCAAGGTGTCCGTGACCTTCACCGTCGCCGGTGACACCGACGCCGCCTTCGACGGCGGGAAGAAGGCGGTCACCCTCCGGACCGGCGCCGACGGAACGGTCACCGCCCCGGTGCTGAAGGCGGGCGAGAAGGCCGGGAAGTTCACGGTGCGGGCCACCGCCACCGGCCGCTCGCTGCCCCCCGTCACCTACGGCGCGACCGTCACCGCCCGCCAGGCCGACGCGATCGCCAGGACCGACGACAAGGCGCTGACCGCGGCGCCCGGTGCCGAGTTCGCCGACACCGTCGAGGTCAAGGCCACCTACAAGGGCAAGATCGCGTCCGGGGTCGCCGTCACCGCCACCATGATCACCGACGCCGAGAAGCCGGCCGAGAACGACAAGGGCCCCTGTTTCAAGGACGCCGACGGCAAGACGGTCCGTACCCTCACGGGGCTGAAGACCGGCGCCGACGGCACCCTGAAGCTGCCCGCGATCTACGCCGACGGCACCGCGGGCACCTACAAGCTGCGCCTCACCACCGAGGGCGGCGCCACGGTCGTCATCGAGCTGAAGGTCGAGGCGTCCGAACCCTCGGCGACGCCCGATCCCTCCGGGACGCCCGACGCCTCCGAGACGCCCGAGCCGTCCGGGACGCCCGCCGCCTGA
- a CDS encoding SPW_0924 family protein, whose translation MRALVAAAIGLAAALALVFTITAIGAPPGETSPKPLLTTIPGPKN comes from the coding sequence ATGCGTGCTCTCGTCGCCGCCGCCATCGGGCTGGCCGCAGCCCTCGCGCTCGTCTTCACCATCACGGCGATCGGCGCCCCGCCCGGAGAGACCTCACCCAAACCCCTGCTGACCACCATCCCGGGCCCCAAGAACTAG
- a CDS encoding DUF3068 domain-containing protein yields MRRRASLVLLAFAVFFAAMSPLMRWYVFPRLAKIPPSQYQETVLEAKPATLLDYNDNMKVKTVPKVTIVQTLKGNVEESEKIERSAGRDVVVWDALSFVAGPDGKMVSQIPERYIFDAHSQAPVHATGESVDGDPVRREGIEFKWPFLTEKRDYEYFDAQTRTSSPIHYKGNRTFHGMDVYYFEQTIPWTKVPMPKKMPIKGVTPEQIAKTGMTRWYTTKRMFWIDPVTGAPVNGEEIHKEELRNAKKMGMPQDTMTVFAGHVKMRPDYVESIVDLVKSQRLLVLLLTSYLPWGFLVLGAGLLALALWLEARSRRPDPTPDPAPTPAPA; encoded by the coding sequence ATGCGCCGCCGAGCCAGCCTCGTACTCCTGGCATTCGCCGTCTTCTTCGCCGCCATGTCGCCACTGATGCGCTGGTACGTCTTCCCCAGGCTGGCGAAGATCCCGCCCAGCCAGTACCAGGAGACGGTGCTGGAGGCGAAGCCCGCCACCCTCCTCGACTACAACGACAACATGAAGGTGAAGACGGTCCCCAAGGTCACCATCGTGCAGACCCTCAAGGGCAACGTCGAGGAGTCCGAGAAGATCGAGCGCAGCGCCGGACGCGACGTCGTCGTCTGGGACGCCCTCAGCTTCGTGGCCGGCCCGGACGGCAAGATGGTCTCCCAGATCCCCGAGCGCTACATCTTCGACGCCCACAGCCAGGCCCCCGTCCACGCCACCGGCGAATCCGTCGACGGCGACCCGGTCCGGCGCGAGGGCATCGAGTTCAAGTGGCCCTTCCTCACCGAGAAGCGCGACTACGAGTACTTCGACGCCCAGACCCGCACCAGCTCGCCCATCCACTACAAGGGCAACCGCACCTTCCACGGCATGGACGTCTACTACTTCGAGCAGACCATCCCGTGGACCAAGGTCCCGATGCCGAAGAAGATGCCGATCAAGGGCGTCACCCCGGAACAGATCGCGAAGACGGGCATGACCCGCTGGTACACCACCAAGCGGATGTTCTGGATCGACCCGGTCACCGGAGCGCCGGTCAACGGCGAGGAGATCCACAAGGAGGAGCTGCGCAACGCCAAGAAGATGGGGATGCCGCAGGACACCATGACCGTGTTCGCCGGGCACGTGAAGATGCGCCCGGACTACGTCGAATCGATCGTCGACCTGGTCAAGTCCCAGCGCCTGCTGGTCCTGCTCCTCACCTCGTACCTGCCCTGGGGCTTCCTGGTCCTCGGCGCCGGACTGCTCGCCCTCGCCCTGTGGCTGGAGGCCCGCTCCCGCCGCCCGGACCCGACACCGGACCCCGCCCCTACTCCTGCTCCCGCTTGA
- the hrpB gene encoding ATP-dependent helicase HrpB, translating to MIRTDALDQLPVRTAVPALERALDDRGVAVLCAPPGTGKTTLVPLVLAGLAGGGPVRRVVVAEPRRIAARAAARRMAWLIGERAGGRVGFTVRGERVVGRDTVVEVVTTGVLLQRLQRDQELAGVDAVIIDECHERHLDADTVAAFLLDVREAIRPDLRLVAASATTDAQGWARLLGDAPVVEAQGVSHPVEVVWAPPAAPVRPPHGMRVDPALLTHVAATVRRALAERDGDVLCFLPGVGEIGRVAGQLAGVAAEVLQVHGRAPAAVQDAVLAGSSGEGRRVVLATSVAESSLTVPGVRVVVDSGLAREPRTDHARGLSALTTVRASQAAGRQRAGRAGREAPGAVYRCWAQAEDGRLARFPSPEIKVADLAAFALQAACWGDPDASGLALLDPPPAGAMSAAREVLTAVGAVDAEGRVTDRGVRMSRLGLHPRLARALLDGADEVGGRRAAEVVALLSEEPPREYGDDLAAALRAARRGGDGYAARWRQEVRRLSSFVADAGGGSGPDDAAVGLVAALAFPERVARARGEGAFLMVSGTGAELRDGSGLRSAPWLAVAVADRPAHSASARVRLAAVIDEDTARVAAGHLRFAGEEVHWAGGDVVARRVERLGAVELSARPLKQPAPELVRGALVEGLRREGPGLLRWTRESEQLRERLAFLHRELGEPWPDVSRDALLERTDQWLEPELSRARRRSDLARIDAGQALRRLLPWATGEAVRLDELAPERIEVPSGSRIRVEYGGAQPVLAVKLQELFGLRETPRVAGVPVLVHLLSPAGRPAAVTADLASFWQDGYRAVRAELRGRYPKHPWPEDPTTVEATRFTKARLKREQE from the coding sequence GTGATCCGTACCGACGCCCTGGACCAGTTGCCCGTACGCACCGCTGTGCCCGCCCTGGAGCGGGCGCTCGACGACCGCGGCGTCGCGGTGCTGTGCGCGCCGCCCGGCACCGGCAAGACGACCCTCGTACCGCTGGTCCTGGCCGGTCTGGCCGGCGGCGGTCCGGTGCGCCGGGTGGTGGTCGCGGAGCCGCGGCGGATCGCGGCACGGGCGGCGGCGCGGCGGATGGCGTGGCTCATCGGGGAGCGGGCCGGCGGCCGGGTGGGGTTCACGGTCCGCGGGGAGCGGGTGGTGGGGCGCGACACGGTGGTGGAGGTGGTGACCACCGGTGTGCTGCTCCAGCGGCTCCAGCGCGACCAGGAGCTGGCCGGGGTCGACGCGGTGATCATCGACGAGTGCCACGAGCGCCATCTGGACGCGGACACGGTCGCCGCGTTCCTGCTCGACGTGCGGGAGGCGATCCGGCCCGATCTGCGGCTGGTCGCCGCGTCCGCGACGACGGACGCGCAGGGCTGGGCGCGGCTGCTGGGCGATGCCCCGGTGGTCGAGGCACAGGGGGTCTCGCATCCCGTGGAGGTGGTCTGGGCGCCGCCCGCCGCTCCGGTGCGTCCGCCGCACGGGATGAGGGTCGATCCGGCGCTGCTGACGCATGTGGCCGCGACGGTGCGCCGGGCGCTCGCCGAGCGGGACGGCGACGTGCTGTGCTTCCTTCCGGGCGTCGGCGAGATCGGCCGGGTCGCGGGGCAGCTGGCCGGGGTGGCCGCCGAGGTGCTCCAGGTGCACGGGCGGGCTCCGGCGGCGGTGCAGGACGCGGTGCTGGCCGGTTCGTCCGGCGAGGGGCGGCGGGTGGTGCTGGCGACCTCGGTGGCGGAATCGTCCCTCACGGTGCCCGGGGTGCGGGTCGTGGTCGACTCGGGGCTGGCCAGGGAACCGCGCACCGATCACGCGCGGGGGCTGAGCGCGCTGACGACGGTACGGGCCTCGCAGGCGGCCGGAAGGCAGCGCGCGGGCCGGGCCGGACGGGAGGCGCCCGGGGCGGTGTACCGGTGCTGGGCGCAGGCGGAGGACGGGCGGCTCGCCCGGTTCCCGTCCCCGGAGATCAAGGTCGCGGACCTGGCGGCGTTCGCGTTGCAGGCGGCGTGCTGGGGTGATCCGGACGCCTCCGGGCTGGCGCTGCTCGACCCGCCGCCCGCGGGTGCGATGAGCGCGGCGCGCGAGGTGCTGACGGCGGTCGGCGCGGTGGACGCGGAGGGCCGGGTGACCGACCGGGGCGTACGGATGTCCCGTCTGGGCCTGCATCCGCGGCTGGCGCGGGCGCTGCTGGACGGCGCCGACGAGGTGGGCGGGCGGCGGGCGGCCGAGGTCGTGGCGCTGCTGAGCGAGGAACCGCCGAGGGAGTACGGGGACGATCTGGCGGCCGCGCTGCGTGCCGCCCGGCGGGGCGGGGACGGGTACGCGGCGCGCTGGCGGCAGGAGGTGCGGCGGCTGTCCTCCTTCGTCGCGGACGCGGGCGGGGGGTCCGGGCCGGACGACGCGGCCGTGGGCCTGGTGGCCGCGCTGGCGTTCCCGGAGCGGGTGGCTCGGGCCCGGGGCGAGGGGGCGTTCCTGATGGTTTCGGGGACGGGTGCGGAGCTGCGGGACGGATCGGGGCTGCGCAGCGCGCCGTGGCTGGCGGTCGCGGTCGCCGACCGGCCCGCGCACTCGGCGTCCGCGCGGGTGCGGCTCGCGGCCGTCATCGACGAGGACACGGCACGGGTGGCCGCCGGGCATCTGCGGTTCGCGGGCGAGGAGGTCCACTGGGCCGGCGGCGACGTGGTGGCCCGCCGGGTGGAGCGGCTGGGCGCCGTCGAGCTTTCGGCGCGCCCGCTGAAGCAGCCGGCACCGGAGCTGGTGCGTGGGGCGCTGGTCGAGGGGCTGCGGCGCGAGGGACCAGGACTGCTGCGCTGGACGCGGGAGAGCGAGCAGTTGCGGGAGCGGCTCGCGTTCCTCCACCGTGAGCTGGGCGAACCCTGGCCGGACGTGTCGCGGGACGCGCTGCTGGAACGTACCGACCAGTGGCTGGAGCCCGAGCTGTCCCGGGCCCGGCGGCGCTCCGATCTGGCGCGGATCGACGCGGGGCAGGCGCTGCGGCGGCTGCTGCCGTGGGCGACCGGCGAGGCGGTGCGGCTGGACGAGCTGGCGCCGGAGCGGATCGAGGTGCCGAGCGGTTCCCGTATCAGGGTGGAGTACGGCGGGGCACAGCCGGTGCTCGCGGTGAAGCTCCAGGAACTGTTCGGTCTGCGGGAGACCCCGCGGGTGGCCGGGGTGCCGGTCCTGGTCCACCTCCTCTCCCCGGCCGGCCGGCCCGCCGCCGTCACCGCCGATCTGGCGTCGTTCTGGCAGGACGGCTACCGGGCCGTGCGGGCGGAGCTGCGCGGCCGCTATCCGAAGCACCCGTGGCCGGAGGACCCCACCACGGTGGAGGCGACCCGGTTCACGAAGGCGCGGCTCAAGCGGGAGCAGGAGTAG
- a CDS encoding class I SAM-dependent methyltransferase — MSQEIYPAEPEATRRDASQTESSRASRGWWDRNADEYQSDHGAFLGDDRFVWGPEGLDEAEAGLLGPAGSLRGLDVLEIGAGAAQCSRWLAAQGARPVALDLSHRQLQHALRIGGSDVPAVRLVEADAGVLPFRDGSFDLACSAYGAVPFVADPVRVFREVRRVLRPGGRWVFSVTHPVRWAFPDEPGPEGLSVAASYFDRTPYVEQDERGEAVYVEHHRTLGDRVRDVVAGGFRLVDLVEPEWPAWNHQEWGGWSPLRGNLIPGTAIFVCERD; from the coding sequence ATGAGCCAAGAGATCTACCCGGCCGAACCCGAGGCGACGCGCCGCGACGCGTCACAGACCGAGAGCAGCCGGGCCAGTCGCGGCTGGTGGGACCGGAACGCCGACGAGTACCAGAGCGACCACGGCGCCTTCCTCGGGGACGACCGGTTCGTCTGGGGTCCGGAGGGGCTCGACGAGGCGGAGGCCGGTCTGCTGGGCCCCGCCGGGTCGCTGCGCGGCCTGGACGTCCTGGAGATCGGCGCGGGCGCCGCGCAGTGCTCCCGCTGGCTCGCCGCTCAGGGCGCCCGCCCGGTGGCGCTGGACCTCTCGCACCGGCAGTTGCAGCACGCGCTGCGGATCGGCGGCAGCGATGTGCCGGCGGTCCGGCTGGTGGAGGCGGACGCCGGGGTGCTGCCGTTCCGGGACGGCTCCTTCGACCTGGCGTGCTCCGCCTACGGCGCGGTGCCCTTCGTCGCCGACCCCGTGCGGGTCTTCCGCGAGGTGCGCCGGGTGCTGCGCCCCGGGGGCCGCTGGGTCTTCTCGGTGACGCACCCGGTCCGCTGGGCGTTCCCGGACGAGCCGGGGCCCGAGGGCCTCTCGGTCGCGGCCTCCTACTTCGACCGCACCCCCTACGTGGAGCAGGACGAACGGGGCGAGGCCGTGTACGTCGAGCACCACCGGACGCTGGGCGACCGGGTGCGGGACGTGGTGGCCGGGGGCTTCCGGCTGGTCGACCTCGTCGAACCGGAGTGGCCCGCCTGGAACCACCAGGAGTGGGGCGGCTGGTCCCCGCTGCGCGGAAACCTCATCCCCGGCACGGCGATCTTCGTCTGCGAACGGGACTGA